A window of the Eulemur rufifrons isolate Redbay chromosome 6, OSU_ERuf_1, whole genome shotgun sequence genome harbors these coding sequences:
- the ADM gene encoding pro-adrenomedullin, whose translation MKLISVALMYLGSLAFLGADTARLDVASEFRKKWNKWALSRGKRELRVSSSYPTGLAEVKAGPAQTLIRPQDMKGVSRSPQDSSPDAARIRVKRYRQSMNNFQGLRSFGCRFGTCTVQKLAHQIYQFTDKDKDGVAPRSKISPQGYGRRRRRSLPEAGRDRTLSSEPQARGAPAPPQGSAPSALIRPGCPRGAEESEGVFARLTERRN comes from the exons ATGAAGCTGATTTCCGTCGCCCTGATGTACCTGGGGTCACTCGCCTTCCTAGGCGCGGACACCGCGAGGCTAGATGTGGCGTCGGAGTTCCGAAAGAA GTGGAATAAATGGGCTCTAAGTCGTGGGAAGAGGGAACTGCGGGTGTCCAGCAGCTACCCCACCGGGCTTGCTGAAGTGAAGGCCGGGCCTGCCCAGACTCTCATTCGGCCCCAGGACATGAAGGGCGTCTCTCGAAGCCCCCAGGACAG CAGTCCTGACGCAGCCCGCATCCGAGTCAAGCGCTACCGCCAGAGCATGAACAACTTCCAGGGCCTCCGAAGCTTTGGCTGCCGCTTCGGAACGTGCACAGTGCAGAAGCTGGCACACCAGATCTACCAGTTCACAGACAAGGACAAGGACGGCGTCGCCCCCAGGAGCAAGATCAGCCCCCAGGGCTACGGCCGCCGGCGCAGGCGCTCCCTGCCAGAGGCCGGCCGGGATCGGACTCTGTCTTCCGAGCCACAGGCACGCGGGGCTCC GGCCCCTCCTCAAGGCAGTGCTCCCTCCGCCCTCATTAGGCCCGGGTGCCCCAGGGGTGCAGAAGAATCCGAGGGAGTGTTTGCCAGGCTTACAGAGAGGAGAAACTGA